From the genome of Epinephelus lanceolatus isolate andai-2023 chromosome 23, ASM4190304v1, whole genome shotgun sequence, one region includes:
- the pyroxd1 gene encoding pyridine nucleotide-disulfide oxidoreductase domain-containing protein 1 isoform X2 yields MADRKEKTFRFVIVGGGIAGVTCAEQLSSQIPSADVALITAGPHIKAVTNYKQVSRTLEEFGVEEQPSSVLEEKFPNLTVIHSAVKSLHTQSHSVETADGRVFGYEKLCICSGGRPKLLTQDNPYVIGIRDTDSAQEFQKRLSKAKRIVVVGNGGIALELVYEVEGCEVIWAVKDKAIGNTFFDAGAAQFLIPSLEADKPERAAPCKRPRYTTEEPAPGASQTFTADKNARRQGSSSTEAGSALGPDWHEGLALRGAEQVSRRVSLEYQCEVEKIFTSAELLNSPQQTLRPENGSWPVYIQLTNGKTFGCDFVVSATGVVPNTEPFLHGNNFALADDGGLQVDDHMMTSEPDVYAAGDVCTACWEHSPLWQQMRLWTQARQMGWYAGRCMAAHVLSEPIELDFCFELFSHITKFFNYKVVLLGKFNGQGLGPDHELLVRCTKGQEYVKVILSGGRMVGAVLMGETDLEETFENLILNQMDLTRYGEELLNPDIDIEDYFD; encoded by the exons ATGGcagacagaaaagagaaaacattcaGGTTTGTGATCGTGGGAGGAGGCATCGCGGGTGTGACATGTGCTGAGCAG CTGTCATCCCAGATCCCGTCAGCTGATGTGGCTCTGATTACAGCAGGTCCCCATATCAAGGCGGTGACCAACTATAAACAG GTGTCCAGGACCCTGGAAGAGTTTGGTGTGGAGGAGCAACCATCCAGTGTTTTGGAAGAGAAGTTTCCCAACCTGACTGTCATCCACTCTGCTGTCAAATCacttcacacacagtcacat TCTGTGGAAACAGCAGATGGCCGGGTGTTTGGTTATGAGAAGCTGTGTATCTGCAGTGGGGGCAGACCCAAGCTCCTAACCCAGGACAACCCTTATGTCATTGGGATACGGGACACAGACAGCGCCCAG gaGTTTCAGAAGCGGTTATCCAAAGCAAAGAGAATCGTTGTAGTTGGCAACGGAGGGATTGCCCTGGAATTAGT GTATGAAGTTGAGGGCTGCGAGGTGATCTGGGCTGTGAAGGACAAGGCCATAGGAAACACCTTCTTTGACGCTGGGGCGGCACAGTTCCTCATCCCGTCACTGGAGGCAGACAAACCAGAAAGAGCTGCTCCCTGTAAGAGACCTCGCTACACCACAGAGGAACCAGCACCTGGAGCATCTCAGACCTTCACAGCAG ATAAAAATGCTCGAAGGCAGGGTTCTAGTTCTACAGAGGCTGGCAGTGCCCTCGGCCCAGACTGGCATGAAGGACTAGCTCtcagaggagcagagcag GTGTCCCGGAGAGTTTCCTTAGAATACCAGTGTGAGGTGGAAAAGATCTTCACCTCTGCGGAGCTGCTCAATTCCCCACAGCAAACACTCAGACCTGAGAATG GATCCTGGCCGGTTTACATCCAGCTGACCAATGGCAAAACATTTGGCTGCGATTTTGTTGTCAGTGCCACTGGTGTCGTGCCAAACACGGAGCCATTTCTCCATGGCAACAAT TTTGCGCTGGCAGATGATGGCGGCCTGCAGGTAGATGACcacatgatgacatcagagCCCGATGTGTACGCTGCAGGAGACGTTTGCACTGCATGCTGGGAACACAGCCCATTGTGGCAGCAG ATGCGTTTGTGGACGCAGGCCCGTCAGATGGGCTGGTACGCTGGCCGCTGCATGGCGGCACACGTCCTGTCAGAACCAATAGAGCTGGACTTCTGTTTTGAACTTTTCTCACACATCACGAAATTCTTCAACTACAAG GTGGTCCTGCTGGGGAAGTTTAATGGTCAGGGGCTGGGGCCTGATCATGAGCTGCTGGTTCGCTGCACCAAAGGCCAGGAGTATGTCAAG GTCATTCTCAGTGGAGGTAGGATGGTAGGAGCGGTGCTGATGGGGGAAACAGACCTGGAGGAGACCTTTGAGAACCTAATCCTCAACCAGATGGATCTGACCCGCTATGGAGAGGAGCTGCTCAACCCCGACATTGATATAGAGGACTACTTTGATTGA
- the pyroxd1 gene encoding pyridine nucleotide-disulfide oxidoreductase domain-containing protein 1 isoform X1 produces MADRKEKTFRFVIVGGGIAGVTCAEQLSSQIPSADVALITAGPHIKAVTNYKQVSRTLEEFGVEEQPSSVLEEKFPNLTVIHSAVKSLHTQSHSVETADGRVFGYEKLCICSGGRPKLLTQDNPYVIGIRDTDSAQEFQKRLSKAKRIVVVGNGGIALELVYEVEGCEVIWAVKDKAIGNTFFDAGAAQFLIPSLEADKPERAAPCKRPRYTTEEPAPGASQTFTADKNARRQGSSSTEAGSALGPDWHEGLALRGAEQVSRRVSLEYQCEVEKIFTSAELLNSPQQTLRPENVGSWPVYIQLTNGKTFGCDFVVSATGVVPNTEPFLHGNNFALADDGGLQVDDHMMTSEPDVYAAGDVCTACWEHSPLWQQMRLWTQARQMGWYAGRCMAAHVLSEPIELDFCFELFSHITKFFNYKVVLLGKFNGQGLGPDHELLVRCTKGQEYVKVILSGGRMVGAVLMGETDLEETFENLILNQMDLTRYGEELLNPDIDIEDYFD; encoded by the exons ATGGcagacagaaaagagaaaacattcaGGTTTGTGATCGTGGGAGGAGGCATCGCGGGTGTGACATGTGCTGAGCAG CTGTCATCCCAGATCCCGTCAGCTGATGTGGCTCTGATTACAGCAGGTCCCCATATCAAGGCGGTGACCAACTATAAACAG GTGTCCAGGACCCTGGAAGAGTTTGGTGTGGAGGAGCAACCATCCAGTGTTTTGGAAGAGAAGTTTCCCAACCTGACTGTCATCCACTCTGCTGTCAAATCacttcacacacagtcacat TCTGTGGAAACAGCAGATGGCCGGGTGTTTGGTTATGAGAAGCTGTGTATCTGCAGTGGGGGCAGACCCAAGCTCCTAACCCAGGACAACCCTTATGTCATTGGGATACGGGACACAGACAGCGCCCAG gaGTTTCAGAAGCGGTTATCCAAAGCAAAGAGAATCGTTGTAGTTGGCAACGGAGGGATTGCCCTGGAATTAGT GTATGAAGTTGAGGGCTGCGAGGTGATCTGGGCTGTGAAGGACAAGGCCATAGGAAACACCTTCTTTGACGCTGGGGCGGCACAGTTCCTCATCCCGTCACTGGAGGCAGACAAACCAGAAAGAGCTGCTCCCTGTAAGAGACCTCGCTACACCACAGAGGAACCAGCACCTGGAGCATCTCAGACCTTCACAGCAG ATAAAAATGCTCGAAGGCAGGGTTCTAGTTCTACAGAGGCTGGCAGTGCCCTCGGCCCAGACTGGCATGAAGGACTAGCTCtcagaggagcagagcag GTGTCCCGGAGAGTTTCCTTAGAATACCAGTGTGAGGTGGAAAAGATCTTCACCTCTGCGGAGCTGCTCAATTCCCCACAGCAAACACTCAGACCTGAGAATG tAGGATCCTGGCCGGTTTACATCCAGCTGACCAATGGCAAAACATTTGGCTGCGATTTTGTTGTCAGTGCCACTGGTGTCGTGCCAAACACGGAGCCATTTCTCCATGGCAACAAT TTTGCGCTGGCAGATGATGGCGGCCTGCAGGTAGATGACcacatgatgacatcagagCCCGATGTGTACGCTGCAGGAGACGTTTGCACTGCATGCTGGGAACACAGCCCATTGTGGCAGCAG ATGCGTTTGTGGACGCAGGCCCGTCAGATGGGCTGGTACGCTGGCCGCTGCATGGCGGCACACGTCCTGTCAGAACCAATAGAGCTGGACTTCTGTTTTGAACTTTTCTCACACATCACGAAATTCTTCAACTACAAG GTGGTCCTGCTGGGGAAGTTTAATGGTCAGGGGCTGGGGCCTGATCATGAGCTGCTGGTTCGCTGCACCAAAGGCCAGGAGTATGTCAAG GTCATTCTCAGTGGAGGTAGGATGGTAGGAGCGGTGCTGATGGGGGAAACAGACCTGGAGGAGACCTTTGAGAACCTAATCCTCAACCAGATGGATCTGACCCGCTATGGAGAGGAGCTGCTCAACCCCGACATTGATATAGAGGACTACTTTGATTGA
- the iapp gene encoding islet amyloid polypeptide produces the protein MYHLRVPVLLLMLLVLLRCVTAAPSYRYFSPSSSGELESALPDGDGWLAPGLISNPFLSLMGTRPERGLTAMNSHHVEKRKCNTATCVTQRLADFLVRSSNTIGTVYAPTNVGSSTYGKRDLLQPRSYLPL, from the exons ATGTATCACCTGAGGGTGCCTGTGCTTCTCCTCATGCTGCTTGTGCTGCTGCGCTGCGTCACCGCTGCCCCAAGCTACAG GTACTTCAGTCCAAGCTCATCTGGCGAGCTGGAAAGTGCTCTCCCAGACGGTGACGGCTGGTTAGCTCCTGGGCTAATCTCCAACCCGTTCCTCAGCCTCATGGGTACACGGCCGGAGAGGGGGCTCACAGCTATGAACAG TCACCACGTTGAGAAGAGGAAATGCAACACAGCCACCTGCGTCACCCAGAGGCTAGCAGACTTCCTGGTGCGCTCCAGCAACACTATCGGTACCGTGTACGCGCCGACCAACGTGGGATCTTCCACCTACGGCAAGAGGGACCTACTGCAGCCTCGCAGCTACCTGCCTCTCTAG